A window of Planctomonas sp. JC2975 genomic DNA:
CCAGCCACAACACGACGCCAACGTTCGCTCGATCGAGATAGCCCTGGTCCGCGATCTGCAGGAAGCGGGATTGAGCGTCGGCAACGCCATGCGGCCGGCCGTTCTCGTCACGCTCACCGACGATGAGGGCATGGATGCTCGCACGTGGGGCCTCGACCTCAGCCCTCAGCTCGACGAATCCGGCCTTGGGATGTCTCCGACGACGCCGGCGCTCACGCCACCATTTCCGGCGGACATCGGCGGCGGCCGCGGATACGGGGTCATCGTGCAGTTCGAGTGGATCCCATCGCAATTCGTGCTCGCGCGCCGTCGCCTGCCACCGGGAGGCGGCACGAACAGCGGGCATCAACCGCTCCAGACCACCTCCAGCCCCGGCGTCTCGCTGCCCTCGATCGACGCCTTGACCGGCTTCCACTTCGAGTTCATGAACAGCGACCACTACCTGCACGGCTTCGGGATCAACGGAGACCACGACGGCGGCGAGTTCGTCTTCCAGGATTCCGGACAGGACGATCCAGTCGCCTGGTGGGTCTCTTTCGTCGAACTCGACCCGGTCCTGAAGGTGTAGCCAGCGACTTCGCAGGGCTCGCATGCGATGACAGCGGGTTCGGTGGGCGCCTACTCCGTGATCGAGTCGATGAAGGCATACGCCTCCGCGACGATCGCAGGCCACACGTCCGGGCGTTCGGGGAGGGCCGTCACCCACTCGCGCATCGGCCGATCCCGCATCACCGCGGGCTCCGCGTCGCCCGCCGCGACGAGCTCACCCACCCGCTCCTCGGGGAGCTTGGCGTAGAGGCGGCCCGTGAATCCCACGAACGCGAAGACCTTGCCCCGCAGGCTGAGCCCCTCCGAACCGAACATGCGGCCGATGGCGACGTCGCCGCCCGCTACAAACTCGGCCGCGATCGGGTCGAAGATCGCGTACGACTCCGGGAACTTCTGACGCCTGTTCTGCGCCGCGGTCGGCATGGCACAACGGTACGCCCTCTTCCTCCCGCACCCGGCGGTGACGATACTGAGAGACAGCGCCGCGCAACCCCGGAGCCGGCGGCCGTTTTCGGGACAGAGGAGCACGGGCATGGCTGTCATCACTCGCGGATTCGGCGCTCACCGCGCCGCACGCAACGACCGGCTGCCACCCGGCCAGACGCAGGTGGAGGACTGGCCGGTGCTGAGCGCCGGCGCCACGCCCGACGTCGATCCGGCCGCATGGGAGTTCGTGGTGGTGCCGGAGTCCGGGGATCCGGTGCGCTGGAACTGGGATTCCTTCCGCGCGCTGGGGCTCGAGGACTTCACGGTCGACATCCACTGCGTCACTCACTGGTCTCGTCTGGGTACGCAGTGGCGTGGCGTGCCGCTGGATCGCGTGTTCGAGCACGTGGACACGTCGTACGACTACGTCATGGCGCACAGTTACGGCGGATACACGACGAACGTGCCGCTGAACGAGCTGCTCGACGGCCAGGCGTGGATCGCGTTCGAGGCGGATGGCGCACCGCTGGAGGCGGAGCACGGCGGCCCAGCGCGACTCGTCGTGCCGCACCTCTACTTCTGGAAGAGCGCGAAGTGGGTGCGCGGCCTGCGCATGATGCCGCAGGACGAGCCAGGCTTCTGGGAGGAACGCGGCTACAACCTGCACGGGGATCCCTGGACGGAAGAGCGGTATTCGTGATCACGCATGCCGCCTGGCATGCGGCCACGGTCTCGACGGTCGCTGCCGAGACGCGGAACGCGCGGAGGATCACGCTCGACATCGCCGATTGGCCGGGGAATGCGGCGGGGCAACACGTCGACGTCAGGCTGACTGCCGAGGACGGATACCAGGCGAGTCGCTCCTATTCGCTCGCCTCGGCCGGCCCGTCGACCTCCGTCGAACTGGCCGTGGACAAGGTCGCCTCCGGGGAGGTTTCGCCCTTCCTGGTCGACGAACTGCAGGTCGGCGATCAGCTGGAGGTGCACGGGCCGCTGGGCGGGTGGTTCGTGTGGCGTCCTGGCGATCCGTCGGGTCGTCCCGTGCAACTCATCGCCGGCGGGTCGGGCGTGGTTCCCATGGCCGCCATGGTGCGAGCGCATCGCGACGCCGCAGACCCGACCCCGTTCCGGCTGTTGTACGCGGTGCGCAGCCCCGACGATGTCTTCTTCGTCGCTGAGCTGGCGCGCGAGACGAGCGACGACGAAGCGGATGCCGTCCGTGTCGACTTCGTCTACTCGCGCAAGGCTCCTGCCGGAGACGACCGCCCTCCCGGACGGCTCACCATGGAGCGTCTCGCAGAGCTCGTCTTTCCGGAGTCGCAGCATCCGCGCATCTTCGTCTGCGGGGCCACACCCTTCGTGGAGCAGGTGCTGACGTGGCTGAAGGAACTCGGCCACGACGTCGACGACGTGCGCGCCGAGCGGTTCGGCGGTGCGTGATGCGGTATCCGATCCTGCAGGAGGTTCCGTGATGCAGAAGCTCGACGGAAACGTGCTCGCCGGTCCCTTGGCGTCGGTCTTCGATGGCGATGCGACCTCCGCTACCGGCCGCTGCACCAGCTGCGGCGACACCGCCGCGGTCGCCCAGGCCGTCGTCTACGCCGCAACAGGGCGCTACGTCGCCAGGTGCAGGCGTTGCGACCAGGTGCTCCTCACCATCGCGGAGGACGGTGACTCGGTGTTGCTCGCGATCACCGGGATCACCGGGTTCGCGATGGTTCCCTGATCCGTGCGGACCCGCCCCGCGCGGCTACGCGAGCGCTGCGGCCGGCGCCGTGCGCAGCTCGGAGACGATCCCGGTCCAGTCCTCCGTGGACACGCCGTCGATCTTCTGGAGATCGATCCGGTCGGCGTAACGACCGTTCTTGTCGGCGAGGGCTCGCGCCACGCCTGCGGGCTCGACCGCGACCGCGAAGGCCCGCAGCACCTCGTCGTCGATCTCGCGTGTCATCCGCTCCCACTTGTCGGGCAGTCTGCTCACCGAGAGCTCGTGCAACCTGTCGCCGAGGTCGCCCCAGCCGTGGGCCTCGAGCACGCCTCTGTACGTTGGCGTACTGCCGTAGAACGCCACGGAGGCGCGCACCCGTTCCCGTGACGCGGCCAGCGCCTCCTCGGTTCCGCCGCTCACCAGGAATCCACCCGCGCTGATCTCGATGTCGGCGCGCGAGCGCCGCGCCTTGGCCAGTCCGCGCTCGATCGCCGGGGACAGTACCGCGTCGTGGTACTCGGGGGTCCAGAACGGGTGCAGCAGGATGCCGTCGCTCACCTCGGCCGCCATCTCCGCCATGAGCGGACCCACGGCCGCGACCCACACCTTGGGCGGCTGCGCCGTCGTGGTCTTCGGGCTGAACGTCGGCGTCATCAGCGTGTGCCGGTAGTACTCGCCCTCGAAGGCGAGCCTGTCGCCGGTGCGCCAGGAATCCCAGATCGCGCGCAGTGCGAGCACGTACTCGCGCATCCGCGCGGCCGGCGCCGACCACTCCATCGAGAAGCGTCGCGTCACGTGCGCCTTCACCTGGCTGCCGAGGCCGAGCCTCATGCGACCTCCGGACATCTCGTTGAGATCGTGCGCCGTGTATGCAAGCGTCATCGGGCTGCGCGCGAAGGCGACGGCGATCTTCGTTCCGAGTTCGAGCCCTGGAGCATGTTCGGCCGCGAGCGCCAGCGCGAGGAACGGATCGTGTGCGAGTTCGGCGGTGAAACCACCGTCGTACCCGACCCGCTTGAGTTCTTCGGCATCCGCTCCGCTCCGCGCATAGTCGTCGTCGAGGTGCCCATCGATCTTCATTCCGCCGCCTCCATTGGCCGGGACGGCCCGCCGACGCGTGTGTGCAGCGGGCCGCGAGTCCTTCTGCACTGTATACAATTCGGGATGCCTTGGATAGCATCGGCCCCGGGTCGACGACGACGTGGGTCCAGGATCGGGGATCATGAGCGACGTAGTTCTCGAGCGGCTCCCCGGCGGTGTGCTGCTCGTGCGCTTGAACCGGCCGGAACGGCTGAATGCCATCGGCGGATCCATGGCGCAGGAGTTCGCGGATGCCATGCAACTGGCACGCACGGACGTCGACGTGCGCGCCGTGGTGATCACCGGGGCCGGTCGCGCCTTCTGCTCCGGTGCGGATCTCGTGCAGAGGTCGGCCGCCGCAGCCGAGCGGCGTGAGCCGAGCAACCTCGGCGGGACCGAGGCGATCAACGACCTTCACGACCACTGGTCGGGAGCCGCGTTCCGTGTTCCGAAGCCGACCATCGCGCTGGTCAATGGCGCCGCCGCCGGGGCGGGATTCGGACTGGCCCTGGCGTGCGACTTCCGTATCGCCGCCGAATCGGCGATCTTCGTCTCCGCTTTCGCCCGGATCGGCCTCACGGGCGACAACGGCATCACGTGGGGACTGACGCGCACTGTCGGGCGTGCGAAGGCGCTCGAGATCCTCATGCTCAATCCGCGCATCACCGCACCCGAGGCACTCGGACTCGGCCTGGTCCGCCAGGTCGTGCCCGACGACGATCTCTACGAGACGGGGATCGAGTTCGCCGACCGCCTCGCCGCCGGACCGGTCGAAGCGTTCGCGATCATGAAGCGCAACCTCGAGTACGCCGAGACAGCGGACTTCGAGCAGTCGCTCCGTCGCGAGGCGGAGGGCATCTCGGTCACCCGTCTGATGGGCGAGAACGCCGAGGCGATCGACGCCTTCCTGCAGAAGCGCGATCCCGAATTCCGTCGCTGACCACGCTCGGGGCGCCGGTCGCACCGCCTGCGCGGCAGGGTGCAAGAGCCCACCCGACGACGCGCAATGTATACACACCCGAAACCGCCGTCGCTAGGATGACGCCATGCGCGCAAGTGATGTCGCCTATCAGCGGCTGCGGGACGACATCATCGAGTGGAACCTCGAACCGGGCAGCCTCCTCGGCGAGATCGAGACCGCCCAGCGGCTCGGCGTCTCCCGCACTCCGGTTCGCGAAGCCCTGTCCCGACTGATGGCAGAGGGACTCGTCTCCTCGGGCACCGGCCGAACGGCGATGGTCTCGCTCGTCTCGCTCTCCGACGTGAAGCGGCTCTTCGAATACCGCGTCGCGCTGGAGACCCAGGCGGCACGACTCGCCGCGTCGCGGCGGGACCCCGCGGTCTTCGAGCGACTGCGGGAGCGGTTCCTCGAGGCACCCAGGACGACGTCGCCCGGATCGGTGCGGAGTCGCAGGCCGAGCACCGAACGCCCGTACTCCCTCGCTGACGAGCTCGACGACGCGATCGACGCGGCGACGGACAACCCCTACCTCGTTCGCGCGCTAAGAGATCTGCGCGGTCATCTGGCTCGCTACCGTCGGCATGCCAGGACGAATCCTGCCCGGCTGGACGACGCCACGAAGGAGCACCTGATCATCGTCGAGGCCATCCTGAGCGGTGACGGCACGCTGGCCTCTCAGGCCACGGCCGTCCATCTGCACAGGAGCCTGGAGAACATCCTCGCGACGGTGCCCGCGCTGCGGCGACAACAAGCCGAGACGGAGAAGCAGTTGGTCTCGGCTGCCGACTAGGGCGACCGAAGGGGAATGCTCGTCGCTCAGCGTGCCGCGCCGGGAACGGTGAAGTCGAACACCGAGGAATCGAACGCGTTGTAACCCTCGTAGTCGAGCAGTTCGTAAAGCCGCGCACGCGTCTGCATCTGGGGAACCTCGCCCGCGAGCGTTCCGTCGGCGACCAGGGAGTCGAGGCCCCGCTCGATGGCACCCATCGCAATGCGCAGCAGGGAGACCGGATAGATGACCAGGTTGATGCCGACGTCCGCGAGCTGGCGCGTGGTGAAGAGCTCGCTCTTGCCGAACTCGGTCATATTGGCCAGGACGGGCACCTCCACAGCGGCGCGGATGGCGGCGAACTCGTCGAGGCTGGCCATGGCCTCCGGGAAAATCGCGTCCGCTCCGGCGTCGACCAGCTGCTTCGCCCGGCGAACGGCGGCATCCAGACCCTCGATCGCACGGATGTCCGTGCGCGCCATGATCACGAGGTTCGGGTCGCGACGTGCGTCGACCGCTGCGCGGATCCGCTTGAGCGCAGTGTCGTCGTCCACGACCTGCTTGCCGTCCAGGTGGCCGCAACGCTTCGGGTTCACCTGGTCCTCGATGTGCAGTCCGGAGACGCCGGCGTCCTCGAGCAGCTGAACCGTGCGCGCCACGTTCATCGGCTCGCCGAATCCGGTGTCGGCGTCAACGAGCGTCGGCAGATCCGTCATGCGACCGATCTGAGCGGCACGAGTCGCCACCTCGGTCAGCGTCGTGAGCCCGATGTCGGGCAGTCCCAGTTCGGCCGAGAGCACGGCCCCTGAGATGTAGACGCCTTCGAAGCCCTTCTCCTCAATCAGACGAGCGCTGAGCGGGGTGAAGGCGCCGGGCATCCGCACCAGGCTTCCGCCGGTCAGTGCCTCACGGAACCGGCGGCGCTTGTCGGCCGGGGTGACGGTGGAGTGCAGCATTCGGAACAACCCCTATCGCTGTGGGGCGTTCTCGAGCGCCCTCGACGAGTGGTGACGATGGGCGTCCGCTCTCTCGACGACCACGGCGGGATGCCATGGCGCGCCGGAACGACGCCGTCATCATTGTATACATTGAGCAGCTGAGGCGATCGATGCGGTGCCCCGGCCGGCGCACCGCATCGATGAGCGGATCGGCACAGGATCAGGCGATCGGCGCCGTGCGTCAGATGGAGTGCGTCAGGTGGACGGTCGAACCTCGTACCTGACCGGCGAGTCGCCCGTCGTCACGACGACGCCGTCCTCGACGAGGTAACGGACGTGGGCGATCGTCTCGGCGACCGCCGACCACTGCTGGATCGGTCCGAGCGTGTCCCAGCCGTGCGCCCAGGTGAGCCCGTGCGCGAGCTCCCATGCCGTGAGCGGCCCGTTCCCGAGGTGTCCGAGCACTTCGTCGAGGCGCTCGCGGTGGTGTTCCTGCAGCTCGGCCACTCTGTCCGGCAGCCCGCGGAACCGCCACTGGTGTGCGGGTAGCACCTCGAGATCGACGTGCTCGAGCCTGGCGAGCGAACCGAGGTAGGCGCGCACGGGCGAGACCGTGGAGTGAGCGTGCAGGCCGACGTTCGGGCTGATGCGGGGCAGCACGTGGTCGCCAGTGAGGATGACGTCGTCCTCCTCGTCGACGAAGCACAGGTGTCCAGGGGTGTGGCCAGGCGTGAGCACGGCACGCACGGTGCGTCCGCGAAGGGGGATGAGGTCGCCGTCGCCGAACAGGAGGGTGGCGAGCGGCATCCGCTCGAAGAGCCCGTTGTCGGAGCCGATCCGCTCCAGAGCGCCGGTTGTCGGCACGCCCGCCGCCGCCAGCTGCGTGCGGAAGGTCTCCATGGCGCCCTGGCCGACCCCGCCACGGTGTCTCTCGAGAGACGCCGCCTCGTCGGCACTCATGCCGATCCAGGCGTTCGGCGCGAGGCGGGCGACGAAGTGGGTGAGGCCGTGGTGATCGGGGTGCACGTGGGTGATGAGCACACCCGTCACCTCGGACGGCACAACGCCGGCTTCGTCCAGTCCCGCCAGGAAGGCGTCGAATCCCTCAGACGAGTCCCACCCCGGGTCGACGACAACCGTCTCGCCGTCGCCGATCAGCAGGTAGCAGAGCGTGTACCGCATCGGGTTGTTCTGGAACGGGATCGGGATGGACCAGATTCCGTCGCGCACCCGTTCCACAGGCGGGAACGTGCGTCGGTACCAGGCCTCGTGCAACGCGTCCGACGTCACCTCGTGCTTCTGGATCGGCAGGGTCGGTGCGTGCTCGGTCATGTCCCTCCTCGGACGTCCGGCGGCTGGGTGGCCACACCCCAGCCGGTGGCCGGAATCGCGGCTGGAAGGCGTCTTCTGCGGATGCTGCGCGTCGCGGGAGTGGTGACCGTCTGGCATCCTATGTATACATCAAACGGTTGGACGCGTGCGACGCGGACGACGGCGACAGGGCTGTCGCATCGCCCGCGCACCTGAGCGCAGCATTGCCGACGTTCACGTACCCAAGTTGTATGCACGCTGAAGGGACAGCATCCATGGACCCATCCCCCGCGGAACGGCCGGTCGACGACTTCGGGTGGCTCGACGCAGTCGCTGTCGACGCGGAGGGTCTGAATCCGCGGCGCCTTCCGCTCTCGGCTGGCGGGCTCAGCGCGATCGCGTGGGGCGAGGTTCCGTTCCAGGTGCTGTATCTCCATGGTGCGGGGCAGAACGCGCACACCTGGGATCTCGCCGCGGCACTCGTCGGACGATCCGCGATTGCCGTGGACCTGCCGGGGCACGGACACTCGGCGTGGCATCCGGAGCACGACTATCGCGCGGAGACGAACGCCGCTGCGGTGGCCGAGCTGTCGGACGCCATCGGCCTGCGTCCGCGCCTCGTCGTCGGCATGTCGCTCGGTGGGCTCACCGCGCTGGCCCTTGCGGAGCGCCGCCCCGAACTCGTGCCCGACCTCGTGCTGGTGGACATCCTGCCCGGCGTCGAGGAGGCCATGGCGCGCATGACCGGTGTGGATCTCGGTCAGGTGGCCCTGCTCGGGGGTGCAGGCGAGTTCGACTCGCTCGAGGCGATGGAGGAGACCACCATCGCCGCGGCGGGCGGCACACGTTCGGCCGAGTCGCTACGGCGGGGTGTGTGGCACAACGCCGCGCAGGGCGACGACGGCGTGTGGCGCTGGCGGTACGACCGCGAGCATCGCAGGGGCGGCCCGAGCTCCGAAACGCTGTGGCCGGTCGTGCGCGCGGTGCCGCGGCTCACGGTCGTGCGCGGCGGTCGGAGCCCGTTCGTCGGCGACGACGCCATCGCGCGGCTGCACGCCGAACGCGCGGACGTTCCGGTGCACGTCGTGCCCGGCGCGGGGCATGCCGTGCAGAGCGATGCGCCAGAAGCGCTCGCGGCGATCGTGCGGTCGGCGCTGCACGACTGACGCTTCTGGAGGTCAGCCCGTCGGCGACCTCAGTCCTCTGTCTCCATCCACGGAACGAGCTTGTCGGGGTTCCGAATGGCCCAGATGCGGCTGATCCGGTCGCCGGCGACCTCGAAGGCGTAGACCGACACTGTCACGCCGTCCCGCCGGGCGATGAGGCCGGGCTGCCCGTTCACCGTGCGCTCCAGCACGGTGAGATCGCTGATCTTGTCCTGCAGGCCGAGGAACGCCTGGCCGATCCGCTCGGCGCCGCTGATCGGATGGATGATCGTGCTCACCCGTCCGCCCCCGTCGCTGACGACCGTCACGTCGGGCGCCAGCACATCGATGAGCGCGTCGATGTCGCCGGCATCCCACGCGGTCTTGAACCTGCGCACCACGGCGGCCTGGGTTCGGGTCGGCGTCGTCGTCGTGTGCGCCTCGCTCAGCCGGTGGCGGGCGGAGGATGCCAACTGCCGACACGCGCCGGGCGAACGACCGACGATCTCCCCCACCTCGGCGAACGAGTATCGGAACACGTCGTGCAGGATGAACGCCACGCGTTCGGCGGGAGTCATTGCCTCGAGCACGACGAGGAACGCCATGTTCAGCGACTCGTCGAGGCTCACGCGATCCGCGGGATCCGCCGCGACGTCGTCCGGCCGTCCCGTCATCCACTGTGTGGAGTCGGGCACCGGTTCGGGGATCCACTCACCCACGTACGTCTCGCGCCGGACCCGTGCCGACGTCAGCAGGTTGAGGCAGAGCCGGCTGGTGACCGTGGTGAGCCACGCGCCAGGGGAGGCGATGACATCCTGCTCCTCGGCGCTGCGGGAGAACCAGCGCGCGTAGGCCTCCTGGACCACGTCCTCCGCGTCGGCCAGTGAGCCGAGCAGCCGATAGGCGAGGTTGATCAGCTGCCGCCGCTCGCCCCAGACCGCGTCGACGTTCGCGTGAGCAGTACCGCTCGAAGCCGTGCCCCCGGAGTCGGTGCCGCCAGAATCAGTGCCGTCAGAATCAGTGCTCATCGTCCCGTTCGCCCTCCAGCATCGCTCTCCAGGACGCCTGCCCTCCGGCATTCTGCCCCTTCCCCACCGACAAGTCGGCGGGGCGTTTCGTCAGGTGGGGAGCCGCCTGACATTCGGATGCCGCCCTCGGTCGAGTAGGTGAACGCGCACCGCAGACCCTGCGGACCGCACACCACCGGCCGCGAGGCCGAAGAACGAAAGGGAACATCATGTCCGCACCCGGGCTGCACAGCCCAGCCCCCGAACGCCCAGCAGTCGTCGTGATCGGAGGCGGCTACTCAGGAGCCGTCGCCGCGAACCGCCTGCGCAAGCGAGACGACATCGACATCACGCTCGTCAACGCCAGGGCCGAGTTCGTGGACCGCATCAGGCTTCACCAATTCGTCGCAGGCACCGGCACGGCGACGGTGGACTACGCGACCCTGCTCGGAGACGAGGTACGACTGGTCGTCGATCGTGCGACGCGCATCGACACCGGCGCGCGCCGCGTCGAGCTGGCCTCAGGCGGCAGCCTCCACTACGACTACGTCGTCTATGCCGTCGGCAGCACAGGCGTCGTGCCGTCATCGGTGCCCGGCGCCGTCGACCACGCGGCCGCCGTCGCCGACCTCGACTCGGCGCGGCGCCTGCGTTCCACGCTCGACGGGCTCCCCGTCCACGCTCCGATCACCGTCGTCGGCGGTGGCCTGACGGGCATCGAGACGGCCGCCGAGCTGGCCGAGCAGGGTCGTCGAGTGACCATCGTGTCCGACGGCTCTCTGGCCGGAGCGGCGAGCGCGGCTGGTCGCCGATACATCGTCCGCTGGCTGGAGCGGCACGGGGTGACCGTGATCGAGCATGCCAGGGTGAGCGCAGTGGAGCGGGATTCCGTGACGCTCGCCGACGGCACCACTCGCGCGAGTGCGCTCACCGTCTGGGCAGCAGGGTTCGGCGTGCCGCAGCTGGCATCCGCGAGCGGTCTGAGCACAGACGACCTGGGACGGCTGCTCACGGATGAGACGCTCACGAGCGTCGACGACGACCGGATCGTTGCGGCAGGCGATGCGGCGGCACCGTCCGGGCGTGCCCTGCGGATGAGCTGTCAGGCGGCGTCCCCGCTCGGCGCGCTGGCGGCGGACACCGTGCTGAGCCGCATCGCCGGCGCGGATCCCGCACCGATCGACTTCGCCTTCACCGGATCGTGCATCAGCCTGGGCCGCCGGGTCGCGATGCGGCAGGTGGCGCGCAAGGACGACACGTCGATGAACCTCTACATCGGCGGCTGGATCAGCGGCCGCTACAAGGAGCTGACGAGCAGGCTCGGAGTGTGGAAGATCCGGCGGGAGGCCCACAAGCCGG
This region includes:
- a CDS encoding TfoX/Sxy family protein; protein product: MPTAAQNRRQKFPESYAIFDPIAAEFVAGGDVAIGRMFGSEGLSLRGKVFAFVGFTGRLYAKLPEERVGELVAAGDAEPAVMRDRPMREWVTALPERPDVWPAIVAEAYAFIDSITE
- a CDS encoding molybdopterin-dependent oxidoreductase → MAVITRGFGAHRAARNDRLPPGQTQVEDWPVLSAGATPDVDPAAWEFVVVPESGDPVRWNWDSFRALGLEDFTVDIHCVTHWSRLGTQWRGVPLDRVFEHVDTSYDYVMAHSYGGYTTNVPLNELLDGQAWIAFEADGAPLEAEHGGPARLVVPHLYFWKSAKWVRGLRMMPQDEPGFWEERGYNLHGDPWTEERYS
- a CDS encoding FAD-binding oxidoreductase codes for the protein MITHAAWHAATVSTVAAETRNARRITLDIADWPGNAAGQHVDVRLTAEDGYQASRSYSLASAGPSTSVELAVDKVASGEVSPFLVDELQVGDQLEVHGPLGGWFVWRPGDPSGRPVQLIAGGSGVVPMAAMVRAHRDAADPTPFRLLYAVRSPDDVFFVAELARETSDDEADAVRVDFVYSRKAPAGDDRPPGRLTMERLAELVFPESQHPRIFVCGATPFVEQVLTWLKELGHDVDDVRAERFGGA
- a CDS encoding DUF6510 family protein; this translates as MQKLDGNVLAGPLASVFDGDATSATGRCTSCGDTAAVAQAVVYAATGRYVARCRRCDQVLLTIAEDGDSVLLAITGITGFAMVP
- a CDS encoding TIGR03617 family F420-dependent LLM class oxidoreductase; protein product: MKIDGHLDDDYARSGADAEELKRVGYDGGFTAELAHDPFLALALAAEHAPGLELGTKIAVAFARSPMTLAYTAHDLNEMSGGRMRLGLGSQVKAHVTRRFSMEWSAPAARMREYVLALRAIWDSWRTGDRLAFEGEYYRHTLMTPTFSPKTTTAQPPKVWVAAVGPLMAEMAAEVSDGILLHPFWTPEYHDAVLSPAIERGLAKARRSRADIEISAGGFLVSGGTEEALAASRERVRASVAFYGSTPTYRGVLEAHGWGDLGDRLHELSVSRLPDKWERMTREIDDEVLRAFAVAVEPAGVARALADKNGRYADRIDLQKIDGVSTEDWTGIVSELRTAPAAALA
- a CDS encoding enoyl-CoA hydratase-related protein: MSDVVLERLPGGVLLVRLNRPERLNAIGGSMAQEFADAMQLARTDVDVRAVVITGAGRAFCSGADLVQRSAAAAERREPSNLGGTEAINDLHDHWSGAAFRVPKPTIALVNGAAAGAGFGLALACDFRIAAESAIFVSAFARIGLTGDNGITWGLTRTVGRAKALEILMLNPRITAPEALGLGLVRQVVPDDDLYETGIEFADRLAAGPVEAFAIMKRNLEYAETADFEQSLRREAEGISVTRLMGENAEAIDAFLQKRDPEFRR
- a CDS encoding GntR family transcriptional regulator, whose product is MRASDVAYQRLRDDIIEWNLEPGSLLGEIETAQRLGVSRTPVREALSRLMAEGLVSSGTGRTAMVSLVSLSDVKRLFEYRVALETQAARLAASRRDPAVFERLRERFLEAPRTTSPGSVRSRRPSTERPYSLADELDDAIDAATDNPYLVRALRDLRGHLARYRRHARTNPARLDDATKEHLIIVEAILSGDGTLASQATAVHLHRSLENILATVPALRRQQAETEKQLVSAAD
- the prpB gene encoding methylisocitrate lyase, yielding MLHSTVTPADKRRRFREALTGGSLVRMPGAFTPLSARLIEEKGFEGVYISGAVLSAELGLPDIGLTTLTEVATRAAQIGRMTDLPTLVDADTGFGEPMNVARTVQLLEDAGVSGLHIEDQVNPKRCGHLDGKQVVDDDTALKRIRAAVDARRDPNLVIMARTDIRAIEGLDAAVRRAKQLVDAGADAIFPEAMASLDEFAAIRAAVEVPVLANMTEFGKSELFTTRQLADVGINLVIYPVSLLRIAMGAIERGLDSLVADGTLAGEVPQMQTRARLYELLDYEGYNAFDSSVFDFTVPGAAR
- a CDS encoding MBL fold metallo-hydrolase; the encoded protein is MTEHAPTLPIQKHEVTSDALHEAWYRRTFPPVERVRDGIWSIPIPFQNNPMRYTLCYLLIGDGETVVVDPGWDSSEGFDAFLAGLDEAGVVPSEVTGVLITHVHPDHHGLTHFVARLAPNAWIGMSADEAASLERHRGGVGQGAMETFRTQLAAAGVPTTGALERIGSDNGLFERMPLATLLFGDGDLIPLRGRTVRAVLTPGHTPGHLCFVDEEDDVILTGDHVLPRISPNVGLHAHSTVSPVRAYLGSLARLEHVDLEVLPAHQWRFRGLPDRVAELQEHHRERLDEVLGHLGNGPLTAWELAHGLTWAHGWDTLGPIQQWSAVAETIAHVRYLVEDGVVVTTGDSPVRYEVRPST
- a CDS encoding alpha/beta hydrolase — encoded protein: MDPSPAERPVDDFGWLDAVAVDAEGLNPRRLPLSAGGLSAIAWGEVPFQVLYLHGAGQNAHTWDLAAALVGRSAIAVDLPGHGHSAWHPEHDYRAETNAAAVAELSDAIGLRPRLVVGMSLGGLTALALAERRPELVPDLVLVDILPGVEEAMARMTGVDLGQVALLGGAGEFDSLEAMEETTIAAAGGTRSAESLRRGVWHNAAQGDDGVWRWRYDREHRRGGPSSETLWPVVRAVPRLTVVRGGRSPFVGDDAIARLHAERADVPVHVVPGAGHAVQSDAPEALAAIVRSALHD
- the sigJ gene encoding RNA polymerase sigma factor SigJ, translated to MSTDSDGTDSGGTDSGGTASSGTAHANVDAVWGERRQLINLAYRLLGSLADAEDVVQEAYARWFSRSAEEQDVIASPGAWLTTVTSRLCLNLLTSARVRRETYVGEWIPEPVPDSTQWMTGRPDDVAADPADRVSLDESLNMAFLVVLEAMTPAERVAFILHDVFRYSFAEVGEIVGRSPGACRQLASSARHRLSEAHTTTTPTRTQAAVVRRFKTAWDAGDIDALIDVLAPDVTVVSDGGGRVSTIIHPISGAERIGQAFLGLQDKISDLTVLERTVNGQPGLIARRDGVTVSVYAFEVAGDRISRIWAIRNPDKLVPWMETED
- a CDS encoding FAD-dependent oxidoreductase, which translates into the protein MSAPGLHSPAPERPAVVVIGGGYSGAVAANRLRKRDDIDITLVNARAEFVDRIRLHQFVAGTGTATVDYATLLGDEVRLVVDRATRIDTGARRVELASGGSLHYDYVVYAVGSTGVVPSSVPGAVDHAAAVADLDSARRLRSTLDGLPVHAPITVVGGGLTGIETAAELAEQGRRVTIVSDGSLAGAASAAGRRYIVRWLERHGVTVIEHARVSAVERDSVTLADGTTRASALTVWAAGFGVPQLASASGLSTDDLGRLLTDETLTSVDDDRIVAAGDAAAPSGRALRMSCQAASPLGALAADTVLSRIAGADPAPIDFAFTGSCISLGRRVAMRQVARKDDTSMNLYIGGWISGRYKELTSRLGVWKIRREAHKPGSLFWPKGGPRSTWPTATRIPEPTAHSV